Proteins encoded by one window of Nicotiana tabacum cultivar K326 chromosome 10, ASM71507v2, whole genome shotgun sequence:
- the LOC107766020 gene encoding receptor-like serine/threonine-protein kinase SD1-7, translated as MELDTVLALVLVFSCSCLTLLSSEDNIKVGKSITGNQKMVSTGGTFAFGFFTPGNSTFSYIGIWYNTIPELTVIWVANRQSPIPQNSTAVFTIGDDGNLVLFDENGKLIWSSNVSSTTGLASNSAVGALLDNGNLVLMHGESHILWQSFEHPTDTFMPEMKLGYNRTTSQRTLVNSWTSSEDPRPGNFSFGVDPQGRPQFYIWKQNSIYYRFDDSNEYSGGNFLGIAWYLSVVSGKDGVFLTYGYTKSLITIIVVLNPGGYLQVLAWIQYANKWKVEFQAPQVPCELYAQCGPFGSCGIRSNRCKCLTGFEPRFSTDWANGKPNGGCGRKVALGCDGGDGFLKHENMKLPDHAISFGNMNIKECETQCIRNCSCSAYAYSNSTCLVWFGDLLDLAHNYTAGRALYVRVRGSEPVTHRVSGNSARRHIVFIARIVSAISAILVLISIFVFVFKRKHLRRQGWTHGTSALIKSVSSLYSVGKSDMKLLQFSLQQTREATDDFHEENKLGEGGFGPVFKGFLVEFGDVAIKRLCRRSSQGQEEFMNELKLIAKLQHKNLVSLLGCCVEGEEKILIYEYMPNCSLDKFLFDSRLKVTLDWSTRFKIIEGIAQGMLYLHKYSRLKVIHRDLKVSNILLDEEMIPKISDFGMARIFGTDQTQANTNRVVGTYGYMSPEYVVYGQFSEKSDVFSFGVLVLEILTGERNSDFFMTEVSVSLLGWAWNKWKEGSLLELIDPSIRETCDSDKATRSIMAALLCVQEIPTDRPTMFDIVVMLSNETLPIPEPKEPAFRSSLQSQQLNDISINEMTFTLPVPR; from the exons ATGGAGTTAGATACTGTCCTAGCTCTTGTACTAGTATTCTCATGTTCTTGCTTAACCCTTCTTTCAAGTGAAGACAATATCAAGGTGGGCAAATCAATTACTGGTAATCAGAAAATGGTTTCAACAGGTGGAACTTTTGCCTTCGGCTTTTTCACTCCAGGCAATTCTACATTTAGCTATATTGGCATATGGTATAATACCATCCCTGAACTAACTGTCATTTGGGTTGCTAACAGACAATCTCCAATCCCTCAGAATTCTACTGCAGTTTtcactattggtgatgatggaaaTTTAGTGCTTTTTGATGAAAATGGTAAACTTATTTGGTCGTCAAATGTTTCGTCCACAACAGGTTTGGCTTCAAATTCTGCTGTGGGAGCATTGTTAGATAATGGAAATCTTGTTCTTATGCATGGTGAGTCCCATATATTGTGGCAGAGCTTTGAACATCCTACGGATACATTTATGCCTGAGATGAAACTCGGTTATAATAGAACGACTAGCCAACGAACTCTGGTCAATTCGTGGACAAGTAGTGAAGATCCTCGGCCTGGAAATTTCTCTTTTGGAGTAGACCCTCAAGGGCGACCACAGTTTTACATTTGGAAGCAGAACAGTATTTATTATAGGTTTGACGATAGTAATGAATACTCTGGAGGGAATTTCCTGGGAATTGCATGGTATCTTTCTGTTGTTTCAGGAAAAGATGGAGTATTTCTTACTTATGGTTACACCAAAAGCCTGATAACAATAATCGTCGTTTTGAATCCTGGTGGATACCTTCAGGTGCTGGCATGGATTCAGTATGCTAATAAATGGAAAGTTGAATTTCAGGCACCACAAGTTCCTTGTGAACTTTACGCGCAGTGTGGTCCATTTGGCAGCTGTGGGATCAGATCAAACAGATGCAAATGTTTAACAGGATTTGAACCAAGATTTTCGACAGATTGGGCAAATGGGAAGCCGAATGGAGGTTGTGGTAGAAAAGTAGCATTGGGGTGTGATGGCGGAGATGGGTTTTTGAAGCACGAGAATATGAAGTTGCCCGATCATGCTATCTCCTTCGGGAATATGAACATTAAGGAGTGTGAAACTCAGTGCATTAGAAACTGTTCCTGCTCAGCTTATGCCTATTCAAATAGCACCTGTTTAGTTTGGTTTGGAGATTTACTAGACCTTGCACATAACTATACTGCTGGCAGAGCTCTCTATGTTCGAGTTCGTGGCTCTGAGCCAG TTACTCATCGCGTATCTGGGAATTCAGCTCGGAGACACATAGTTTTTATTGCAAGAATTGTTTCTGCAATATCTGCTATCTTGGTTCTTATTAGTATTTTTGTTTTTGTCTTCAAAAGAAAGCACTTGAGAAGACAAG GCTGGACACATGGAACTTCTGCTCTCATTAAGTCTGTATCTAGCTTGTATTCTGTGGGAAAAAGCGATATGAAGTTGCTACAGTTCAGCCTGCAGCAAACAAGAGAGGCTACAGACGATTTCCACGAGGAAAACAAACTTGGAGAAGGTGGCTTTGGCCCTGTGTTTAAG GGGTTTTTGGTCGAATTTGGAGACGTAGCTATCAAAAGGCTATGCAGAAGGTCATCTCAAGGACAGGAGGAgttcatgaatgagttgaagttAATTGCAAAACTGCAGCACAAAAATCTTGTCAGCCTCTTAGGATGTTGTGTTGAAGGCGAGGAGAAAATACTAATCTATGAATATATGCCCAATTGCAGCCTGGACAAATTTCTTTTTG ACTCTCGTCTAAAAGTTACACTAGATTGGAGTACGCGTTTCAAGATAATAGAAGGAATTGCTCAAGGAATGCTTTACCTACACAAATACTCGAGATTAAAAGTCATTCACAGGGACTTAAAGGTAAGCAACATTCTGCTTGATGAAGAGATGATCCCTAAAATATCAGACTTTGGAATGGCAAGGATTTTCGGGACTGATCAAACACAGGCCAATACAAACCGAGTTGTTGGTACATA TGGCTATATGTCTCCCGAATATGTAGTATATGGCCAATTTTCAGAGAAATCAGATGTATTCAGCTTTGGAGTATTGGTGCTAGAAATTCTGACTGGTGAGCGAAACTCAGACTTTTTCATGACTGAAGTCTCTGTGTCCCTCTTAGGATGG GCATGGAATAAGTGGAAAGAAGGAAGCTTGTTGGAGTTGATTGATCCATCAATAAGGGAAACCTGCGATAGTGATAAGGCGACAAGGTCTATAATGGCTGCACTTCTTTGTGTTCAAGAAATCCCAACTGATCGGCCAACAATGTTTGACATAGTTGTCATGTTGAGCAACGAAACATTGCCCATCCCAGAACCAAAAGAACCTGCATTTCGCAGCAGCTTGCAATCTCAACAGTTAAATGATATATCCATAAATGAGATGACATTTACCTTGCCGGTGCCTCGATAA